From Sphingobacteriales bacterium, the proteins below share one genomic window:
- a CDS encoding FKBP-type peptidyl-prolyl cis-trans isomerase, with protein MKKIYLFIFLLVVASAGNISAQNKDIKFKNIVDSVSYIIGYDLGKNFKAQGIEINSDILLAGILQGMTQAKQLITDQESEKVLAVYVAQINEKKQAAQQDQISKTKQAGEAFLLANKKKAGVITTASGLQYKVIREGTGASPKLTDKVMVHYAGRLIDGTKFDASYDRGTPAEFPVNGVIQGWQEGLQLMKEGGKYELYIPSDLGYGDSGAGDKIPGGSVLIFEVELIKVIPQ; from the coding sequence ATGAAAAAGATTTATTTGTTCATTTTTCTGTTGGTGGTTGCATCGGCAGGTAATATCTCAGCTCAGAATAAAGATATTAAGTTTAAAAACATTGTCGATTCGGTGAGCTATATCATTGGTTATGACCTCGGTAAAAATTTTAAGGCACAGGGAATTGAAATCAATTCAGACATACTGCTTGCAGGTATTTTGCAGGGAATGACGCAGGCAAAACAACTGATAACGGATCAGGAGAGCGAAAAGGTTCTGGCTGTTTATGTCGCTCAGATTAATGAGAAGAAACAGGCAGCTCAGCAGGATCAGATCAGCAAAACCAAACAGGCCGGTGAAGCTTTTTTACTCGCAAATAAAAAGAAAGCCGGTGTAATTACGACAGCCAGCGGATTGCAATACAAGGTGATCAGGGAAGGAACCGGAGCATCGCCCAAACTGACCGACAAAGTGATGGTTCATTATGCAGGCCGACTGATCGATGGTACTAAATTCGATGCTTCCTACGACAGGGGCACCCCTGCTGAATTTCCGGTTAACGGAGTGATTCAGGGCTGGCAGGAGGGCTTGCAACTGATGAAAGAAGGGGGTAAATATGAATTGTACATCCCTTCCGACCTCGGCTATGGCGACAGTGGTGCTGGCGATAAAATCCCCGGAGGCTCTGTTTTAATCTTTGAAGTAGAACTCATAAAGGTTATTCCTCAATAA
- a CDS encoding indolepyruvate oxidoreductase subunit beta, which yields MKKDIILSGVGGQGILSIATVIGYIAVTRNLYLKQSEVHGMSQRGGDVSSHLRISDKPIASDLIPKGRADMILSVEPLESLRYLPWLREDGWIITNNKPFVNIPNYPDLNIVLEEIRKQPHHVLLDADKIAKETGSSRSANMVILGAASPFLSFEDELYFEALKAIFGRKGEDVVQKNMEAFKAGKAFALSNS from the coding sequence ATGAAAAAAGATATTATTCTTTCAGGCGTTGGCGGTCAGGGCATTTTATCCATTGCTACGGTGATAGGTTATATTGCAGTTACCCGGAACTTATACCTGAAACAGTCGGAAGTACATGGCATGAGCCAGCGGGGAGGGGATGTCTCTTCTCACCTGAGAATTTCCGACAAACCGATTGCCTCCGATCTGATTCCAAAAGGAAGGGCAGATATGATATTATCGGTAGAACCCCTCGAATCACTGAGGTATTTACCATGGCTCAGGGAAGACGGATGGATAATCACCAACAATAAACCATTTGTGAATATTCCCAACTATCCTGACCTGAACATTGTACTGGAAGAAATAAGGAAACAGCCTCATCATGTTTTGCTCGATGCCGATAAGATTGCCAAAGAAACAGGTTCATCGCGCAGTGCCAATATGGTTATTCTCGGTGCAGCTTCTCCTTTCCTCAGTTTTGAAGATGAATTGTATTTTGAAGCCTTAAAAGCTATTTTTGGCAGAAAAGGGGAAGATGTGGTGCAGAAAAACATGGAAGCTTTTAAAGCTGGTAAAGCTTTTGCACTATCCAATTCCTGA
- a CDS encoding indolepyruvate ferredoxin oxidoreductase, with protein sequence MQKLLLLGDEAIAQGAIDAGVSGVYAYPGTPSTEITEYIEKSREAAEMGIKYQWTANEKTAVEIAMGVSYAGKRAMACMKHVGLNVAADAFINSSITGANGGLIIVAADDPSMHSSQNEQDSRFYGNFAMIPILEPSNQQEAYDMVFYGFDLSEKTGLPVLMRITTRLAHSRSGVVRKPKIAQNKVQLPQNLRQYVLLPAIARKQYKDLLGKQNLLENESVRSDFNTYLEGKDKSLGIISCGLAYNYLIENFENHECPYPVVKICQYPVPSEFIYKLYEEVDEVLVLEEGYPMIENHLRGFFNHGKPIHGRLDGTIPRDGELNSNIVAKAFGIHIQEGKNPPDFMVGRPPSFCAGCSHIDSYTALNEAMAEYGSGRVMSDIGCYTLAALPPFHTINSCVDMGASITMAKGAADAGLIPAVAVIGDSTFSHSGITGLLDAANCNAPITVMILDNGTTGMTGGQPTPGHGKIEEICKAVGVDPEHIKVINPLKKYHEENVRIIKEELAYPGLSVIIPRRECIQTFNRRVKEEKAKESEKNTVES encoded by the coding sequence ATGCAAAAATTACTTTTACTGGGAGATGAAGCCATTGCTCAGGGGGCGATAGATGCAGGCGTAAGCGGGGTTTATGCTTACCCGGGAACTCCCTCGACTGAGATTACGGAATATATTGAGAAAAGCAGGGAAGCAGCAGAAATGGGAATTAAATATCAATGGACAGCCAATGAAAAAACAGCAGTGGAAATTGCCATGGGTGTTTCTTACGCGGGGAAACGAGCCATGGCCTGTATGAAACATGTCGGATTAAATGTAGCTGCTGATGCTTTCATCAATTCTTCCATTACCGGTGCCAATGGCGGATTGATTATCGTTGCCGCTGACGATCCCAGCATGCATTCTTCGCAAAACGAACAGGATTCAAGGTTTTACGGCAATTTTGCCATGATTCCCATTCTCGAACCTTCCAATCAGCAGGAAGCTTACGACATGGTGTTTTATGGTTTTGACCTGTCTGAAAAAACCGGTCTGCCTGTTCTGATGAGAATTACCACCCGTTTGGCTCATTCCCGTTCAGGGGTTGTCAGAAAGCCTAAAATTGCACAAAATAAAGTTCAGCTGCCACAGAATCTTCGTCAGTATGTTCTGCTTCCTGCCATTGCAAGAAAACAATATAAAGACTTACTCGGAAAACAGAATTTGCTTGAAAATGAGTCTGTTCGTTCAGATTTTAATACTTATCTGGAGGGGAAAGACAAATCGCTTGGAATTATTTCCTGCGGTCTGGCATATAACTATCTGATTGAAAATTTTGAGAATCATGAATGTCCTTACCCTGTCGTTAAGATTTGCCAGTATCCTGTTCCTTCTGAATTTATCTATAAACTATACGAAGAAGTTGATGAAGTCCTCGTTCTGGAGGAGGGTTACCCAATGATTGAAAATCACCTGAGGGGATTTTTTAATCATGGAAAGCCGATACACGGGCGTCTGGACGGGACTATTCCCCGCGATGGTGAATTAAACTCAAATATTGTGGCCAAAGCATTTGGCATACACATTCAGGAAGGGAAAAATCCACCAGATTTTATGGTGGGTCGCCCACCTTCCTTCTGTGCAGGATGCTCGCATATTGATTCTTATACTGCTCTGAATGAAGCAATGGCCGAATACGGGAGCGGAAGAGTGATGTCAGATATCGGATGTTATACCCTCGCAGCTTTACCACCTTTTCATACCATCAATTCCTGTGTGGATATGGGAGCTTCTATCACCATGGCCAAAGGAGCTGCCGATGCCGGCCTGATTCCTGCCGTTGCCGTCATTGGCGACAGTACCTTTTCTCATTCAGGAATTACAGGCCTGCTGGATGCTGCAAACTGTAATGCCCCGATTACGGTCATGATACTCGACAATGGTACTACCGGCATGACGGGTGGACAGCCTACGCCCGGTCATGGTAAAATTGAAGAGATTTGTAAAGCCGTAGGTGTTGATCCCGAACATATTAAGGTCATTAATCCGCTGAAAAAGTATCATGAGGAAAATGTCAGGATTATTAAGGAAGAACTGGCCTACCCGGGATTATCGGTTATCATTCCCAGAAGAGAATGTATCCAGACCTTCAACAGAAGAGTCAAGGAAGAAAAGGCAAAGGAAAGCGAAAAAAATACAGTTGAATCATAA